One Glycine max cultivar Williams 82 chromosome 4, Glycine_max_v4.0, whole genome shotgun sequence DNA segment encodes these proteins:
- the LOC100813064 gene encoding beta-galactosidase 6 isoform X1, with translation MEKWVALVLLLVFWKIREGFGVKAEEVTYDGRSLIIDGQRKILFSGLIHYPRSTPQMWPDLIAKAKQGGLDVIQTYVFWNLHEPQPGMYDFRGRYDLVGFIKEIQAQGLYVCLRIGPFIQSEWKYGGFPFWLHDVPGIVYRTDNESFKFYMQNFTTKIVNMMKEEGLYASQGGPIILSQIENEYQNIQKAFGTAGSQYVQWAAKMAVGLNTGVPWVMCKQTDAPDPVINTCNGMRCGETFTGPNSPNKPALWTENWTSFYQVYGGLPYIRSAEDIAFHVTLFIARNGSYVNYYMYHGGTNFGRTASAYVITGYYDQAPLDEYGLLRQPKWGHLKQLHEVIKSCSTTLLQGVQRNFSLGQLQEGYVFEEEKGECVAFLKNNDRDNKVTVQFRNRSYELLPRSISILPDCQNVAFNTANVNTTSNRRIISPKQNFSSLDDWKQFQDVIPYFDNTSLRSDSLLEQMNTTKDKSDYLWYTLRFEYNLSCRKPTLSVQSAAHVAHAFINNTYIGGEHGNHDVKSFTLELPVTVNQGTNNLSILSAMVGLPDSGAFLERRFAGLISVELQCSEQESLNLTNSTWGYQVGLLGEQLQVYKKQNNSDIGWSQLGNIMEQLLIWYKTTFDTPEGDDPVVLDLSSMGKGEAWVNEQSIGRYWILFHDSKGNPSQSLYHVPRSFLKDTGNVLVLVEEGGGNPLGISLDTVSVIDLQQNFSKLTLPSSS, from the exons atggagaagTGGGTGGCTTTGGTGTTGCTGTTGGTGTTTTGGAAAATAAGGGAAGGTTTTGGCGTTAAAGCTGAGGAGGTGACATACGATGGAAGGTCTCTCATTATTGAtggccaaagaaaaattctgtTCTCCGGTTTAATTCATTATCCTCGCAGCACTCCTCAG ATGTGGCCAGATTTGATAGCGAAAGCAAAACAAGGAGGACTGGATGTGATTCAGACCTATGTGTTTTGGAATTTACACGAGCCCCAACCCGGAATG TATGATTTCAGAGGTAGATATGACTTGGTGGGATTCATAAAAGAAATCCAAGCTCAAGGGCTGTATGTTTGCCTCAGGATTGGACCTTTCATTCAGAGTGAATGGAAATACGG GGGATTTCCTTTCTGGTTGCATGATGTCCCTGGCATTGTCTACCGGACGGATAATGAATCATTCAAG TTCTACATGCAAAATTTTACGACAAAAATTGTGAACATGATGAAAGAAGAGGGCTTATATGCTTCCCAGGGAGGCCCAATTATATTGTCACAG ATTGAAAATGAATACCAAAACATCCAAAAGGCATTTGGCACAGCAGGATCACAGTATGTTCAATGGGCTGCAAAAATGGCGGTGGGCCTTAACACAGGCGTTCCATGGGTTATGTGCAAGCAAACTGATGCTCCTGATCCTGTG ATCAACACATGCAACGGCATGAGATGCGGAGAAACTTTTACTGGACCAAATTCCCCCAATAAACCTGCCTTGTGGACTGAGAACTGGACATCTTT CTATCAAGTGTATGGTGGACTGCCATACATAAGGTCTGCTGAAGATATTGCATTTCATGTCACCCTATTCATTGCACGAAATGGAAGCTATGTCAACTATTACATG TACCATGGAGGAACCAACTTTGGGAGAACAGCCTCTGCTTATGTTATAACAGGCTATTATGATCAAGCCCCACTTGATGAATATG GTTTGCTTAGGCAACCCAAGTGGGGACATCTCAAGCAGTTACATGAAGTAATCAAGTCTTGCTCTACCACATTATTACAAGGAGTGCAGAGGAACTTCTCTTTAGGTCAACTACAGGAA GGTTATgtctttgaagaagaaaaaggagaatGTGTTGCATTCCTTAAAAACAATGATAGAGATAATAAGGTTACTGTACAATTTCGCAACAGATCATACGAATTACTCCCCAGGTCAATAAGTATCTTACCAGATTGTCAAAATGTAGCTTTCAACACAGCAAAT GTAAATACAACAAGCAACAGAAGGATCATAAGTCCTAAACAAAACTTCAGCTCATTGGATGATTGGAAGCAATTCCAAGATGTCATTCCATACTTTGATAACACCTCACTAAGATCAGATTCATTACTTGAGCAAATGAATACAACCAAAGACAAATCGGATTACCTTTGGTATACTCTTAG GtttgaatataatttatcttgCAGAAAACCAACACTTAGTGTTCAGTCTGCCGCTCATGTTGCCCATGCTTTTATAAACAACACATACATAG gaGGGGAACATGGAAATCATGATGTGAAATCATTCACCTTAGAGCTCCCGGTTACAGTAAATCAAGGGACAAACAACCTTTCTATACTCAGCGCTATGGTTGGGCTTCCG GATTCAGGGGCATTTCTTGAAAGAAGGTTCGCTGGTTTAATCAGTGTGGAACTTCAGTGCAGCGAACAAGAGTCTCTTAATTTGACCAATTCCACGTGGGGATATCAG GTTGGATTACTGGGGGAGCAATTACaagtatataaaaaacaaaataacagtgATATTGGATGGAGTCAACTGGGGAATATTATGGAACAATTGCTCATTTGGTATAAG ACCACATTTGATACACCAGAGGGAGATGACCCTGTTGTTTTGGACCTTAGCTCAATGGGAAAAGGTGAGGCCTGGGTAAATGAACAAAGCATCGGTCGCTATTGGATCTTGTTTCATGATTCCAAAGGCAACCCTTCACAATCACT GTATCACGTGCCTCGGTCTTTCCTTAAAGATACTGGAAACGTTTTGGTTTTGGTGGAGGAAGGTGGTGGGAACCCTCTTGGTATCTCTTTGGACACTGTTTCAGTCATAGATTTACAACAAAACTTTTCTAAATTAACATTACCCTCTTCTTCTTAG
- the LOC100813064 gene encoding beta-galactosidase 6 isoform X4: protein MCFGIYTSPNPEWGFPFWLHDVPGIVYRTDNESFKFYMQNFTTKIVNMMKEEGLYASQGGPIILSQIENEYQNIQKAFGTAGSQYVQWAAKMAVGLNTGVPWVMCKQTDAPDPVINTCNGMRCGETFTGPNSPNKPALWTENWTSFYQVYGGLPYIRSAEDIAFHVTLFIARNGSYVNYYMYHGGTNFGRTASAYVITGYYDQAPLDEYGLLRQPKWGHLKQLHEVIKSCSTTLLQGVQRNFSLGQLQEGYVFEEEKGECVAFLKNNDRDNKVTVQFRNRSYELLPRSISILPDCQNVAFNTANVNTTSNRRIISPKQNFSSLDDWKQFQDVIPYFDNTSLRSDSLLEQMNTTKDKSDYLWYTLRFEYNLSCRKPTLSVQSAAHVAHAFINNTYIGGEHGNHDVKSFTLELPVTVNQGTNNLSILSAMVGLPDSGAFLERRFAGLISVELQCSEQESLNLTNSTWGYQVGLLGEQLQVYKKQNNSDIGWSQLGNIMEQLLIWYKTTFDTPEGDDPVVLDLSSMGKGEAWVNEQSIGRYWILFHDSKGNPSQSLYHVPRSFLKDTGNVLVLVEEGGGNPLGISLDTVSVIDLQQNFSKLTLPSSS from the exons ATGTGTTTTGGAATTTACACGAGCCCCAACCCGGAATG GGGATTTCCTTTCTGGTTGCATGATGTCCCTGGCATTGTCTACCGGACGGATAATGAATCATTCAAG TTCTACATGCAAAATTTTACGACAAAAATTGTGAACATGATGAAAGAAGAGGGCTTATATGCTTCCCAGGGAGGCCCAATTATATTGTCACAG ATTGAAAATGAATACCAAAACATCCAAAAGGCATTTGGCACAGCAGGATCACAGTATGTTCAATGGGCTGCAAAAATGGCGGTGGGCCTTAACACAGGCGTTCCATGGGTTATGTGCAAGCAAACTGATGCTCCTGATCCTGTG ATCAACACATGCAACGGCATGAGATGCGGAGAAACTTTTACTGGACCAAATTCCCCCAATAAACCTGCCTTGTGGACTGAGAACTGGACATCTTT CTATCAAGTGTATGGTGGACTGCCATACATAAGGTCTGCTGAAGATATTGCATTTCATGTCACCCTATTCATTGCACGAAATGGAAGCTATGTCAACTATTACATG TACCATGGAGGAACCAACTTTGGGAGAACAGCCTCTGCTTATGTTATAACAGGCTATTATGATCAAGCCCCACTTGATGAATATG GTTTGCTTAGGCAACCCAAGTGGGGACATCTCAAGCAGTTACATGAAGTAATCAAGTCTTGCTCTACCACATTATTACAAGGAGTGCAGAGGAACTTCTCTTTAGGTCAACTACAGGAA GGTTATgtctttgaagaagaaaaaggagaatGTGTTGCATTCCTTAAAAACAATGATAGAGATAATAAGGTTACTGTACAATTTCGCAACAGATCATACGAATTACTCCCCAGGTCAATAAGTATCTTACCAGATTGTCAAAATGTAGCTTTCAACACAGCAAAT GTAAATACAACAAGCAACAGAAGGATCATAAGTCCTAAACAAAACTTCAGCTCATTGGATGATTGGAAGCAATTCCAAGATGTCATTCCATACTTTGATAACACCTCACTAAGATCAGATTCATTACTTGAGCAAATGAATACAACCAAAGACAAATCGGATTACCTTTGGTATACTCTTAG GtttgaatataatttatcttgCAGAAAACCAACACTTAGTGTTCAGTCTGCCGCTCATGTTGCCCATGCTTTTATAAACAACACATACATAG gaGGGGAACATGGAAATCATGATGTGAAATCATTCACCTTAGAGCTCCCGGTTACAGTAAATCAAGGGACAAACAACCTTTCTATACTCAGCGCTATGGTTGGGCTTCCG GATTCAGGGGCATTTCTTGAAAGAAGGTTCGCTGGTTTAATCAGTGTGGAACTTCAGTGCAGCGAACAAGAGTCTCTTAATTTGACCAATTCCACGTGGGGATATCAG GTTGGATTACTGGGGGAGCAATTACaagtatataaaaaacaaaataacagtgATATTGGATGGAGTCAACTGGGGAATATTATGGAACAATTGCTCATTTGGTATAAG ACCACATTTGATACACCAGAGGGAGATGACCCTGTTGTTTTGGACCTTAGCTCAATGGGAAAAGGTGAGGCCTGGGTAAATGAACAAAGCATCGGTCGCTATTGGATCTTGTTTCATGATTCCAAAGGCAACCCTTCACAATCACT GTATCACGTGCCTCGGTCTTTCCTTAAAGATACTGGAAACGTTTTGGTTTTGGTGGAGGAAGGTGGTGGGAACCCTCTTGGTATCTCTTTGGACACTGTTTCAGTCATAGATTTACAACAAAACTTTTCTAAATTAACATTACCCTCTTCTTCTTAG
- the LOC100813064 gene encoding beta-galactosidase 6 isoform X2 — translation MQSLLNRRTKPLTVANSLLHHGYECAYMIKQMWPDLIAKAKQGGLDVIQTYVFWNLHEPQPGMYDFRGRYDLVGFIKEIQAQGLYVCLRIGPFIQSEWKYGGFPFWLHDVPGIVYRTDNESFKFYMQNFTTKIVNMMKEEGLYASQGGPIILSQIENEYQNIQKAFGTAGSQYVQWAAKMAVGLNTGVPWVMCKQTDAPDPVINTCNGMRCGETFTGPNSPNKPALWTENWTSFYQVYGGLPYIRSAEDIAFHVTLFIARNGSYVNYYMYHGGTNFGRTASAYVITGYYDQAPLDEYGLLRQPKWGHLKQLHEVIKSCSTTLLQGVQRNFSLGQLQEGYVFEEEKGECVAFLKNNDRDNKVTVQFRNRSYELLPRSISILPDCQNVAFNTANVNTTSNRRIISPKQNFSSLDDWKQFQDVIPYFDNTSLRSDSLLEQMNTTKDKSDYLWYTLRFEYNLSCRKPTLSVQSAAHVAHAFINNTYIGGEHGNHDVKSFTLELPVTVNQGTNNLSILSAMVGLPDSGAFLERRFAGLISVELQCSEQESLNLTNSTWGYQVGLLGEQLQVYKKQNNSDIGWSQLGNIMEQLLIWYKTTFDTPEGDDPVVLDLSSMGKGEAWVNEQSIGRYWILFHDSKGNPSQSLYHVPRSFLKDTGNVLVLVEEGGGNPLGISLDTVSVIDLQQNFSKLTLPSSS, via the exons ATGCAATCTCTTTTGAACCGCAGAACCAAACCGCTAACAGTTGCAAATTCACTGTTGCATCACGGGTATGAATGTGCATATATGATAAAGCAG ATGTGGCCAGATTTGATAGCGAAAGCAAAACAAGGAGGACTGGATGTGATTCAGACCTATGTGTTTTGGAATTTACACGAGCCCCAACCCGGAATG TATGATTTCAGAGGTAGATATGACTTGGTGGGATTCATAAAAGAAATCCAAGCTCAAGGGCTGTATGTTTGCCTCAGGATTGGACCTTTCATTCAGAGTGAATGGAAATACGG GGGATTTCCTTTCTGGTTGCATGATGTCCCTGGCATTGTCTACCGGACGGATAATGAATCATTCAAG TTCTACATGCAAAATTTTACGACAAAAATTGTGAACATGATGAAAGAAGAGGGCTTATATGCTTCCCAGGGAGGCCCAATTATATTGTCACAG ATTGAAAATGAATACCAAAACATCCAAAAGGCATTTGGCACAGCAGGATCACAGTATGTTCAATGGGCTGCAAAAATGGCGGTGGGCCTTAACACAGGCGTTCCATGGGTTATGTGCAAGCAAACTGATGCTCCTGATCCTGTG ATCAACACATGCAACGGCATGAGATGCGGAGAAACTTTTACTGGACCAAATTCCCCCAATAAACCTGCCTTGTGGACTGAGAACTGGACATCTTT CTATCAAGTGTATGGTGGACTGCCATACATAAGGTCTGCTGAAGATATTGCATTTCATGTCACCCTATTCATTGCACGAAATGGAAGCTATGTCAACTATTACATG TACCATGGAGGAACCAACTTTGGGAGAACAGCCTCTGCTTATGTTATAACAGGCTATTATGATCAAGCCCCACTTGATGAATATG GTTTGCTTAGGCAACCCAAGTGGGGACATCTCAAGCAGTTACATGAAGTAATCAAGTCTTGCTCTACCACATTATTACAAGGAGTGCAGAGGAACTTCTCTTTAGGTCAACTACAGGAA GGTTATgtctttgaagaagaaaaaggagaatGTGTTGCATTCCTTAAAAACAATGATAGAGATAATAAGGTTACTGTACAATTTCGCAACAGATCATACGAATTACTCCCCAGGTCAATAAGTATCTTACCAGATTGTCAAAATGTAGCTTTCAACACAGCAAAT GTAAATACAACAAGCAACAGAAGGATCATAAGTCCTAAACAAAACTTCAGCTCATTGGATGATTGGAAGCAATTCCAAGATGTCATTCCATACTTTGATAACACCTCACTAAGATCAGATTCATTACTTGAGCAAATGAATACAACCAAAGACAAATCGGATTACCTTTGGTATACTCTTAG GtttgaatataatttatcttgCAGAAAACCAACACTTAGTGTTCAGTCTGCCGCTCATGTTGCCCATGCTTTTATAAACAACACATACATAG gaGGGGAACATGGAAATCATGATGTGAAATCATTCACCTTAGAGCTCCCGGTTACAGTAAATCAAGGGACAAACAACCTTTCTATACTCAGCGCTATGGTTGGGCTTCCG GATTCAGGGGCATTTCTTGAAAGAAGGTTCGCTGGTTTAATCAGTGTGGAACTTCAGTGCAGCGAACAAGAGTCTCTTAATTTGACCAATTCCACGTGGGGATATCAG GTTGGATTACTGGGGGAGCAATTACaagtatataaaaaacaaaataacagtgATATTGGATGGAGTCAACTGGGGAATATTATGGAACAATTGCTCATTTGGTATAAG ACCACATTTGATACACCAGAGGGAGATGACCCTGTTGTTTTGGACCTTAGCTCAATGGGAAAAGGTGAGGCCTGGGTAAATGAACAAAGCATCGGTCGCTATTGGATCTTGTTTCATGATTCCAAAGGCAACCCTTCACAATCACT GTATCACGTGCCTCGGTCTTTCCTTAAAGATACTGGAAACGTTTTGGTTTTGGTGGAGGAAGGTGGTGGGAACCCTCTTGGTATCTCTTTGGACACTGTTTCAGTCATAGATTTACAACAAAACTTTTCTAAATTAACATTACCCTCTTCTTCTTAG
- the LOC100813064 gene encoding beta-galactosidase 6 isoform X3, giving the protein MEKWVALVLLLVFWKIREGFGVKAEEVTYDGRSLIIDGQRKILFSGLIHYPRSTPQMWPDLIAKAKQGGLDVIQTYVFWNLHEPQPGMYDFRGRYDLVGFIKEIQAQGLYVCLRIGPFIQSEWKYGGFPFWLHDVPGIVYRTDNESFKFYMQNFTTKIVNMMKEEGLYASQGGPIILSQIENEYQNIQKAFGTAGSQYVQWAAKMAVGLNTGVPWVMCKQTDAPDPVINTCNGMRCGETFTGPNSPNKPALWTENWTSFYQVYGGLPYIRSAEDIAFHVTLFIARNGSYVNYYMYHGGTNFGRTASAYVITGYYDQAPLDEYGLLRQPKWGHLKQLHEVIKSCSTTLLQGVQRNFSLGQLQEGYVFEEEKGECVAFLKNNDRDNKVTVQFRNRSYELLPRSISILPDCQNVAFNTANVNTTSNRRIISPKQNFSSLDDWKQFQDVIPYFDNTSLRSDSLLEQMNTTKDKSDYLWYTLRFEYNLSCRKPTLSVQSAAHVAHAFINNTYIGGEHGNHDVKSFTLELPVTVNQGTNNLSILSAMVGLPDSGAFLERRFAGLISVELQCSEQESLNLTNSTWGYQVGLLGEQLQVYKKQNNSDIGWSQLGNIMEQLLIWYKVK; this is encoded by the exons atggagaagTGGGTGGCTTTGGTGTTGCTGTTGGTGTTTTGGAAAATAAGGGAAGGTTTTGGCGTTAAAGCTGAGGAGGTGACATACGATGGAAGGTCTCTCATTATTGAtggccaaagaaaaattctgtTCTCCGGTTTAATTCATTATCCTCGCAGCACTCCTCAG ATGTGGCCAGATTTGATAGCGAAAGCAAAACAAGGAGGACTGGATGTGATTCAGACCTATGTGTTTTGGAATTTACACGAGCCCCAACCCGGAATG TATGATTTCAGAGGTAGATATGACTTGGTGGGATTCATAAAAGAAATCCAAGCTCAAGGGCTGTATGTTTGCCTCAGGATTGGACCTTTCATTCAGAGTGAATGGAAATACGG GGGATTTCCTTTCTGGTTGCATGATGTCCCTGGCATTGTCTACCGGACGGATAATGAATCATTCAAG TTCTACATGCAAAATTTTACGACAAAAATTGTGAACATGATGAAAGAAGAGGGCTTATATGCTTCCCAGGGAGGCCCAATTATATTGTCACAG ATTGAAAATGAATACCAAAACATCCAAAAGGCATTTGGCACAGCAGGATCACAGTATGTTCAATGGGCTGCAAAAATGGCGGTGGGCCTTAACACAGGCGTTCCATGGGTTATGTGCAAGCAAACTGATGCTCCTGATCCTGTG ATCAACACATGCAACGGCATGAGATGCGGAGAAACTTTTACTGGACCAAATTCCCCCAATAAACCTGCCTTGTGGACTGAGAACTGGACATCTTT CTATCAAGTGTATGGTGGACTGCCATACATAAGGTCTGCTGAAGATATTGCATTTCATGTCACCCTATTCATTGCACGAAATGGAAGCTATGTCAACTATTACATG TACCATGGAGGAACCAACTTTGGGAGAACAGCCTCTGCTTATGTTATAACAGGCTATTATGATCAAGCCCCACTTGATGAATATG GTTTGCTTAGGCAACCCAAGTGGGGACATCTCAAGCAGTTACATGAAGTAATCAAGTCTTGCTCTACCACATTATTACAAGGAGTGCAGAGGAACTTCTCTTTAGGTCAACTACAGGAA GGTTATgtctttgaagaagaaaaaggagaatGTGTTGCATTCCTTAAAAACAATGATAGAGATAATAAGGTTACTGTACAATTTCGCAACAGATCATACGAATTACTCCCCAGGTCAATAAGTATCTTACCAGATTGTCAAAATGTAGCTTTCAACACAGCAAAT GTAAATACAACAAGCAACAGAAGGATCATAAGTCCTAAACAAAACTTCAGCTCATTGGATGATTGGAAGCAATTCCAAGATGTCATTCCATACTTTGATAACACCTCACTAAGATCAGATTCATTACTTGAGCAAATGAATACAACCAAAGACAAATCGGATTACCTTTGGTATACTCTTAG GtttgaatataatttatcttgCAGAAAACCAACACTTAGTGTTCAGTCTGCCGCTCATGTTGCCCATGCTTTTATAAACAACACATACATAG gaGGGGAACATGGAAATCATGATGTGAAATCATTCACCTTAGAGCTCCCGGTTACAGTAAATCAAGGGACAAACAACCTTTCTATACTCAGCGCTATGGTTGGGCTTCCG GATTCAGGGGCATTTCTTGAAAGAAGGTTCGCTGGTTTAATCAGTGTGGAACTTCAGTGCAGCGAACAAGAGTCTCTTAATTTGACCAATTCCACGTGGGGATATCAG GTTGGATTACTGGGGGAGCAATTACaagtatataaaaaacaaaataacagtgATATTGGATGGAGTCAACTGGGGAATATTATGGAACAATTGCTCATTTGGTATAAGGTAAAATGA